A region from the Mucilaginibacter sp. CSA2-8R genome encodes:
- the recA gene encoding recombinase RecA: MSNASADKLKALQLTLDKLEKSYGKGTIMKLGDSVIEPIEVIPTGSLTLDLALGVGGLPKGRVIEIYGPESSGKTTLAIHAIAEAQKKGGIAAFIDAEHAFDRFYAQKLGVDVENLLISQPDNGEQALEIADNLIRSGAIDILVIDSVAALVPKGEIEGEMGDSKMGLHARLMSQALRKLTGTISKTGCCCIFINQLRDKIGVMFGNPETTTGGNALKFYASVRLDVRRISQIKDSDEVSGNRVKVKIVKNKVAPPFRLAEFDIMFGEGISKAGEIIDLGVEHNIIKKAGSWFSYGDSRLGQGRDAVKQLIIDNPELAEELENKIKEVVSGEGQTEEV; encoded by the coding sequence ATGAGTAACGCAAGCGCAGATAAATTAAAAGCATTACAGCTTACATTAGATAAGCTGGAAAAATCATACGGTAAAGGAACCATCATGAAACTGGGTGATTCTGTAATCGAGCCTATCGAGGTTATCCCGACCGGTTCGCTTACCCTCGATTTAGCTTTAGGTGTAGGTGGTTTACCTAAAGGCCGTGTTATCGAAATTTATGGTCCGGAGTCGTCGGGTAAAACAACATTGGCTATACACGCCATTGCCGAAGCGCAGAAAAAAGGTGGCATTGCAGCCTTTATTGATGCCGAGCACGCTTTTGACCGTTTTTATGCACAAAAGTTAGGTGTTGACGTAGAGAATCTTTTAATCTCTCAGCCGGATAACGGTGAGCAGGCCTTGGAGATTGCTGATAACCTGATTCGCTCTGGAGCTATTGACATTTTAGTAATTGACTCGGTTGCGGCTTTAGTACCTAAAGGCGAGATTGAAGGCGAAATGGGTGATTCTAAAATGGGTTTACATGCCCGTTTAATGTCTCAGGCATTGCGTAAGCTTACCGGTACCATCAGCAAAACAGGATGTTGCTGTATCTTCATCAACCAGTTGCGTGATAAAATCGGTGTGATGTTCGGTAACCCCGAAACTACTACCGGCGGTAACGCCCTTAAATTTTATGCTTCGGTACGTTTAGACGTTCGCCGTATATCGCAAATTAAAGATAGCGACGAGGTGTCAGGTAATCGTGTGAAGGTGAAAATTGTGAAAAACAAAGTAGCACCGCCGTTCCGTTTAGCCGAGTTTGATATTATGTTTGGCGAAGGTATATCTAAAGCCGGCGAGATTATTGACTTAGGTGTTGAGCATAACATTATTAAAAAAGCAGGTTCGTGGTTTAGCTATGGTGATAGCCGCTTAGGCCAGGGCCGTGATGCCGTAAAACAGCTGATTATTGATAATCCGGAGTTAGCCGAAGAACTGGAAAACAAGATCAAAGAAGTGGTATCAGGCGAAGGCCAGACCGAAGAAGTATAA
- a CDS encoding methyltransferase, TIGR04325 family, whose translation MPLKKGEFIPAIVKRVARHSFKYGWHGNYPTWEAAQQKTTGYDANSVLQRVRAGALKVKEGQYAYERDGINYPNIEVAYPLLAALLWIASQNNNHLSLIDYGGSLGTSYRQNFPFLKHLHSLQWNLIEQPMFVDEGRKNFEDEHLRFYYSLNEVLPQHQPQLLLFSSSLQYMQQPYELLTQAKQSGIPYLMIDRTAFIDTPEDRLTIQKVPPAFYDASYPCWFFSQSKMNNFLQDTYEPVFGFTSGQKVVLGLEELDYTGQLWKRI comes from the coding sequence ATGCCATTAAAAAAAGGCGAGTTCATCCCGGCTATTGTTAAACGCGTTGCACGCCATAGCTTTAAGTACGGCTGGCACGGTAACTATCCTACATGGGAAGCTGCCCAACAAAAAACCACCGGCTATGATGCCAACTCCGTTTTGCAGCGGGTAAGAGCAGGCGCTTTAAAAGTAAAAGAAGGCCAGTATGCTTATGAGCGCGATGGCATCAATTACCCGAATATAGAAGTGGCCTACCCTCTGTTGGCTGCTCTGTTATGGATTGCCTCTCAAAACAACAATCATTTAAGTTTAATAGACTATGGTGGTTCACTGGGTACGTCGTACCGGCAAAACTTTCCGTTTTTAAAGCATCTGCACAGCCTGCAATGGAATTTAATAGAGCAACCTATGTTTGTAGACGAAGGCCGAAAAAACTTTGAAGATGAGCATTTACGCTTTTATTACTCGCTCAACGAAGTGTTACCGCAGCACCAACCGCAGCTTTTGCTATTTTCGAGCTCGCTGCAATATATGCAGCAACCTTACGAGCTGCTTACCCAAGCCAAGCAATCAGGCATTCCATATTTAATGATTGATCGTACAGCATTTATTGACACGCCGGAAGACCGGCTTACCATACAAAAGGTGCCGCCTGCGTTTTATGATGCCTCTTACCCCTGCTGGTTTTTTAGTCAAAGCAAAATGAATAATTTTTTGCAGGATACTTACGAACCTGTTTTTGGCTTCACCTCGGGTCAGAAAGTTGTTTTAGGCCTCGAAGAACTGGACTATACCGGGCAATTATGGAAAAGAATATAG